From the Helicobacteraceae bacterium genome, one window contains:
- a CDS encoding sodium ion-translocating decarboxylase subunit beta, producing MKKTFIALILAAFACAHSAFAAVETNATANEEKSYEAKPLGDMFIGLFDSTGIKAFLTPKEGVTNEFGKEVSPFAQTWGRLVMFAICFVLIYLGIAKQYEPLLLIPIAFGGLLANIPIAEIAGPNGLLGVLYNMGIASGLFPLLIFMGVGAMTDFGPLLANPKTSLLGGAAQFGIFGTLILAVTVGQYTDLFTFSLRDAAAISIIGGADGPTSIFVASRLAPELLGAIAVAAYSYMALVPLIQPPIMRALTTQKERAIKMSQLRDVSKLEKILFPISLVVLCAFFLPDAAPLMGALCFGNLARECGVVERISDTLQNSLINIVTIFLGLSVGSKLAADKFLIPETLAIVILGLIAFSFGTAAGVIMAKIMNKLSKDPINPLIGSAGVSAVPMAARVSQKEAQKANPQNFLLMHAMGPNVSGVIGSAVAAGVLLSMF from the coding sequence ATGAAAAAAACCTTTATCGCGCTTATTTTGGCGGCGTTTGCCTGCGCGCATTCGGCGTTTGCCGCCGTTGAAACCAACGCGACGGCGAACGAGGAGAAAAGTTACGAGGCAAAACCGCTTGGCGATATGTTTATAGGGCTATTTGACAGCACGGGAATCAAAGCGTTTCTAACTCCAAAAGAGGGCGTAACAAACGAGTTTGGCAAAGAGGTAAGCCCGTTCGCGCAAACGTGGGGGCGGCTTGTGATGTTCGCAATTTGCTTTGTCTTGATCTATCTTGGGATCGCCAAACAATACGAGCCTTTGCTGCTGATCCCGATCGCGTTTGGCGGTCTGCTGGCGAACATTCCGATCGCCGAGATCGCGGGACCAAACGGGCTGCTTGGCGTTCTATACAATATGGGCATAGCAAGCGGTCTTTTTCCGTTGCTAATTTTTATGGGCGTGGGGGCGATGACCGATTTTGGACCTCTGCTCGCCAATCCAAAAACGTCGCTGCTTGGCGGCGCGGCGCAGTTTGGCATTTTCGGCACTTTGATTTTGGCGGTGACCGTCGGTCAATATACCGATCTTTTCACCTTCTCGCTAAGAGACGCGGCGGCGATTAGCATTATCGGCGGCGCGGACGGACCGACCTCGATTTTCGTCGCCTCGCGCCTCGCGCCCGAACTGCTTGGAGCGATCGCGGTGGCGGCGTATTCGTATATGGCGCTGGTGCCGCTGATCCAACCGCCGATTATGCGCGCGCTAACGACGCAAAAAGAGCGCGCGATCAAGATGTCGCAGCTGCGCGACGTGAGCAAGCTAGAAAAGATACTCTTTCCGATCTCGCTTGTGGTTTTGTGCGCGTTTTTCCTGCCCGACGCGGCGCCGCTGATGGGCGCGCTCTGCTTTGGCAATCTCGCCCGCGAGTGCGGCGTGGTGGAGCGGATCAGCGACACGCTTCAAAATTCGCTGATCAATATCGTTACGATCTTTTTGGGGCTTTCGGTAGGCTCGAAACTCGCGGCGGATAAGTTTCTGATTCCAGAAACGTTAGCGATCGTTATTTTGGGTTTGATCGCCTTTTCCTTCGGCACCGCCGCGGGCGTGATTATGGCGAAGATCATGAACAAGCTAAGCAAAGACCCGATCAATCCGTTGATCGGAAGCGCGGGCGTCTCCGCCGTGCCTATGGCGGCTAGAGTCTCGCAAAAAGAGGCGCAAAAAGCCAACCCGCAAAACTTCTTGCTTATGCACGCGATGGGTCCTAACGTCTCGGGCGTGATCGGTTCGGCGGTCGCCGCGGGCGTTTTATTGTCGATGTTTTAA
- a CDS encoding biotin attachment protein encodes MATKQIIEVMDTSYRDGFQSVFGARVFMKDFLPTVQSAIDAGIRRFEMGGGARFQAPFFYLNENAFDMMDKFREVAGKDANLQTLARGVNHVGLDTGSREIIDLHAKLFKKHGVTTIRNFDALNDVRNMEYSAKAIKNAGLNHELTVTVMDLPPGCVGAHDAAFYEKTLKSFLDAGVPYDSVVFKDASGTANPRKVYETIAAARKLLGKDCHIRYHTHETAGIGLACYLSAIEAGANGVDLDREPVSGGTAHTDILVMAHALRGSRFVLGNHLGDELKLDKVLESETVLKEALKDYFIPPEATQVSAIIQYSPMPGGALTANTQMMRDNNCLDKFPSVIEQMREVVEKGGFGTSVTPVSQFYFQQAFNNVMFGKWKKIADGYGRMVLGYFGKTPVAPDPEIVKLASEQLKLPTTTENAIDIADRDEKKSSKWAKEQLAANNLEISDENVFIVLACGDKGIKFLQGAAKGSVRLKSDVAPSAAKQPSGAEDFTIVVEGQTYFVKIAEGKIAELGAASGAKIAVDNAPPPSGKTHIIAAPMPGTITKIVKNVGDRVKNGDLTLVIEAMKMENEVFSDADGVIAAINAPVGAKVQAGQALVTIAE; translated from the coding sequence ATGGCTACGAAGCAAATTATAGAGGTTATGGACACAAGCTATCGCGACGGCTTCCAATCGGTTTTCGGCGCGCGGGTTTTTATGAAGGATTTTCTGCCCACCGTTCAATCGGCGATCGACGCGGGTATTAGGCGATTTGAGATGGGCGGCGGCGCGAGATTTCAAGCGCCGTTTTTCTATCTGAACGAAAACGCCTTCGATATGATGGACAAGTTCCGCGAAGTCGCGGGCAAAGACGCCAATCTGCAGACGTTGGCGCGCGGCGTAAATCACGTAGGTTTGGACACGGGATCGCGCGAGATTATCGATCTGCACGCGAAACTATTCAAAAAACACGGCGTTACTACTATTCGTAATTTCGACGCGCTTAACGACGTTCGCAATATGGAGTATTCGGCTAAGGCGATCAAAAACGCGGGGTTAAATCACGAGCTTACCGTTACCGTTATGGACCTACCCCCCGGTTGCGTCGGCGCGCACGACGCGGCGTTTTACGAAAAGACGCTCAAGAGTTTCTTAGACGCGGGCGTTCCTTACGATTCCGTCGTGTTCAAAGACGCGAGCGGCACCGCCAATCCGCGCAAAGTTTACGAGACGATCGCCGCCGCGCGAAAACTGCTTGGCAAGGATTGTCATATCCGCTACCACACGCACGAAACGGCTGGAATCGGCTTGGCGTGTTATCTTTCGGCGATCGAAGCGGGCGCGAACGGCGTGGATCTCGATCGCGAGCCGGTCAGCGGCGGCACGGCGCACACCGATATTCTGGTGATGGCGCACGCCCTTAGAGGATCGCGGTTTGTTTTGGGCAATCATCTTGGCGACGAGCTTAAGCTCGACAAGGTGTTGGAGAGCGAAACCGTCTTAAAAGAGGCGCTAAAAGACTATTTTATACCGCCCGAAGCGACGCAGGTTTCGGCGATCATTCAATATTCGCCTATGCCCGGCGGCGCGCTTACGGCGAATACGCAGATGATGCGCGATAACAACTGTCTGGATAAATTCCCCTCCGTGATCGAGCAGATGCGCGAAGTGGTGGAAAAGGGCGGTTTTGGCACCTCCGTTACGCCCGTAAGCCAGTTTTACTTTCAGCAGGCGTTTAACAACGTGATGTTTGGCAAGTGGAAAAAGATCGCCGACGGCTACGGCAGAATGGTGTTGGGCTACTTCGGCAAAACGCCCGTCGCGCCCGATCCCGAAATCGTCAAATTAGCCTCCGAGCAACTTAAGCTACCGACGACGACGGAAAACGCGATCGATATAGCCGATCGCGACGAAAAGAAATCAAGCAAATGGGCAAAAGAACAGCTTGCGGCAAACAACCTTGAAATCAGCGACGAAAACGTTTTTATCGTTCTTGCGTGCGGCGATAAGGGGATCAAGTTTTTGCAGGGCGCCGCCAAAGGCAGCGTTCGGCTCAAATCCGACGTCGCTCCTTCAGCCGCGAAACAACCAAGCGGCGCGGAGGATTTTACGATCGTGGTAGAGGGGCAAACCTACTTCGTCAAAATCGCCGAAGGCAAGATCGCCGAACTTGGCGCGGCGAGCGGCGCGAAAATCGCCGTCGATAACGCTCCGCCTCCAAGCGGCAAAACGCATATTATCGCCGCTCCAATGCCCGGAACCATAACAAAAATCGTCAAAAACGTGGGCGATCGCGTCAAAAACGGCGATCTGACGCTGGTTATCGAGGCTATGAAGATGGAAAACGAGGTCTTTTCAGACGCCGACGGCGTAATCGCGGCAATAAACGCGCCCGTCGGCGCGAAGGTGCAAGCCGGTCAAGCGCTTGTAACGATTGCCGAGTAA
- a CDS encoding OadG family protein, producing the protein MENGTLILEAAKIMVVGMSTVFTFLCFMIAFLKAQGWALTRFFPQVKPAATEQSATISDATLQKIALAAIAEYKKRRG; encoded by the coding sequence GTGGAAAACGGAACTTTGATATTAGAGGCTGCGAAAATAATGGTCGTCGGCATGTCGACGGTCTTTACTTTCTTGTGTTTTATGATCGCGTTTCTTAAGGCGCAAGGTTGGGCGCTAACGCGGTTTTTTCCGCAGGTAAAACCCGCGGCTACGGAGCAAAGCGCGACAATCTCCGACGCGACGCTACAAAAAATAGCGCTCGCCGCGATCGCCGAATATAAGAAAAGACGAGGTTAA
- the flhA gene encoding flagellar biosynthesis protein FlhA, whose translation MARATPFTLINRVFPFLKYLFALKDLTVVFFVVGIMAIIIVPLPSWLLDLLLTVSLSIATLIILISIFIAKPTDFSTYPTMILLVTLFRIALNIATTRMILSEGHNGPEAVSDIIASFGSFVVGGNYVIGVIIFAILALVNFIVVTNGSTRVAEVSARFSLDAMPGKQMAIDADLNAGLINESEAKKRRQEIVGEANFYGAMDGASKFVKGDAIAAIIITIVNIVGGILIGVFQNDLSVGDSVATYTLLTIGDGLVGQIPALLVATATGIIITRASKDEASNFASGAIAQLGRDYKTLLIVGAILVLFAMVPGLPALSLGFIGLIFVAISLVIRDSQDGAISGWLKAKFPFLNELSGADSPSPLKPARKKGEGAKEGAPKAKEKTPEERAKEEESALERALKVELLELDMGYQLIKLADEKQGGDLSDRIRSMRRKMAGEFGFLMPQVYICDNLQLDPNSYEIMLKGVTIGSGQVYPGQFLAINSGLAIDEIDGVAAKEPAFGLDAIWIHGDKKSDAIVKGYTVVDPSTVITTHLAELVKKHAEEMLTRQDTQKLIDSLKKAYPTVVEDALKAAGSVGLIQSVLKNLLHEKIPIKDMLTIMETIADCAAALRSPEILTEQTRSKLARTITNMYKSEGGVIRILTLDVASEQKFLDKLKDQNGASALMLNVKEITAFIDATRVKKEELIAKGVSPVILIVDPLLRRSIAQIYERFNLDIVTLSHAEIDPSAAFEALGSIAINDN comes from the coding sequence ATGGCGCGAGCTACGCCTTTTACTCTGATAAACCGCGTTTTTCCGTTTCTAAAATATCTGTTCGCGCTCAAAGACCTGACGGTAGTCTTTTTTGTCGTCGGCATTATGGCGATCATTATCGTTCCTCTGCCTAGTTGGCTACTAGACCTGTTGCTGACGGTCTCGCTTTCGATCGCCACGCTGATCATTTTAATCTCGATCTTTATCGCCAAGCCCACCGATTTTTCCACCTACCCGACAATGATTCTTTTGGTAACGCTGTTTAGGATCGCGCTCAATATCGCCACTACGCGAATGATTCTTAGCGAAGGGCATAACGGACCGGAAGCGGTTAGCGATATTATCGCTAGTTTTGGCAGTTTCGTCGTGGGCGGCAACTATGTGATCGGCGTTATCATTTTCGCGATTTTGGCGTTGGTTAATTTCATCGTGGTAACCAACGGCTCTACTCGCGTCGCGGAAGTTTCCGCGCGCTTTAGCTTGGACGCTATGCCGGGCAAACAGATGGCGATCGACGCGGATCTCAACGCCGGACTAATCAACGAAAGCGAAGCCAAAAAGCGACGACAAGAGATCGTGGGCGAGGCGAACTTTTACGGCGCGATGGACGGCGCAAGCAAGTTTGTAAAAGGCGACGCGATCGCCGCCATTATCATTACGATCGTTAATATCGTCGGCGGCATATTGATCGGAGTGTTTCAAAACGATCTCTCCGTCGGAGACAGCGTGGCGACCTATACGCTTTTGACGATCGGCGACGGTCTCGTGGGGCAGATCCCCGCGCTGCTCGTCGCCACCGCCACGGGCATTATCATCACCCGCGCGAGCAAAGACGAAGCCTCGAACTTTGCCAGCGGCGCGATCGCGCAGCTAGGGCGCGACTATAAAACGCTGTTGATCGTGGGCGCTATTCTAGTTTTGTTTGCGATGGTGCCGGGTCTGCCCGCGCTTTCGCTCGGATTTATAGGTTTAATTTTCGTTGCGATCTCGCTTGTAATTCGCGACTCTCAAGACGGCGCGATCAGCGGCTGGCTCAAGGCAAAGTTTCCGTTTTTGAACGAGCTTAGCGGCGCCGATTCGCCATCGCCGCTAAAACCCGCGCGCAAAAAAGGCGAGGGAGCGAAAGAGGGCGCGCCGAAAGCGAAAGAAAAAACGCCCGAAGAGCGCGCCAAAGAGGAGGAAAGCGCGCTAGAGCGGGCGCTAAAGGTGGAGCTGTTAGAGCTGGATATGGGCTATCAGCTTATCAAACTCGCAGACGAAAAACAAGGCGGCGATCTAAGCGATCGCATTCGCTCTATGCGACGCAAAATGGCGGGCGAATTCGGTTTTTTAATGCCGCAGGTGTATATATGCGACAACCTACAGCTTGATCCAAACAGCTACGAGATAATGCTAAAAGGCGTCACGATTGGAAGCGGACAGGTATATCCGGGGCAATTTTTGGCGATCAACAGCGGGCTTGCTATCGACGAGATCGACGGCGTAGCCGCCAAAGAGCCGGCGTTTGGGCTAGACGCGATCTGGATTCACGGCGACAAAAAGAGCGACGCGATCGTAAAGGGCTACACCGTCGTCGATCCGTCGACCGTTATCACTACGCACCTAGCGGAACTGGTCAAAAAGCACGCCGAAGAGATGCTTACCCGTCAAGATACGCAAAAGCTGATCGATTCGCTAAAAAAAGCGTATCCAACCGTCGTGGAGGACGCGCTAAAAGCCGCCGGAAGCGTCGGCTTAATCCAAAGCGTGCTTAAAAATCTGCTTCATGAAAAAATCCCGATCAAAGATATGCTCACCATTATGGAGACGATCGCCGACTGCGCGGCGGCGCTCAGAAGCCCGGAGATTTTAACCGAACAAACGCGATCTAAGCTGGCGCGGACGATTACGAATATGTATAAGTCCGAAGGCGGCGTTATACGCATTCTTACGTTGGACGTCGCGTCCGAGCAAAAGTTCCTAGACAAGCTCAAAGATCAAAACGGCGCGAGCGCTCTAATGTTAAACGTCAAAGAGATCACCGCGTTTATCGACGCTACGCGAGTCAAAAAGGAGGAGCTGATCGCAAAGGGCGTTTCGCCGGTAATTTTGATCGTCGATCCGCTTTTGCGCCGATCGATCGCGCAGATTTACGAGCGCTTCAATCTCGATATAGTTACGCTAAGCCACGCCGAGATCGACCCTTCAGCCGCGTTCGAGGCGTTAGGAAGCATAGCGATAAATGATAATTGA
- a CDS encoding Rrf2 family transcriptional regulator, with amino-acid sequence MLFTKASEYALMAIIAVSKQNGATDAVTLSSDLKLSYSFMAKVLQSLAKAGILASRKGAGGGFTLAKPPSEITIEALLRAVDDHCAMVFTCSAALCNCPSGEAKSSLCAIWPFLNRLQSKIDDMLAKTSIADLTRE; translated from the coding sequence ATGCTATTTACAAAAGCGAGCGAATACGCGCTGATGGCGATTATCGCCGTCAGCAAGCAAAACGGCGCGACGGACGCGGTAACGCTTTCGTCCGATCTAAAGCTATCGTATAGTTTTATGGCTAAGGTTTTGCAGTCGTTGGCAAAGGCGGGCATTTTAGCTTCGCGCAAGGGCGCGGGGGGCGGCTTTACGCTGGCGAAACCGCCAAGCGAGATTACGATCGAGGCGTTGCTTCGCGCGGTTGACGACCACTGCGCTATGGTTTTTACCTGCTCGGCGGCGCTGTGTAACTGCCCAAGCGGCGAGGCTAAAAGCTCTCTGTGCGCGATCTGGCCGTTCTTGAACCGCCTTCAATCCAAGATTGACGATATGCTGGCTAAAACTAGCATAGCCGATCTAACCCGCGAATAA
- a CDS encoding NADH:flavin oxidoreductase produces the protein MKTLFDKTTLNGMTLKNRFIRAAIGDNASRSQIGKEILDRYEKIASGGAGVIITGFTLTNEIEKGYSAIPAFYNDSFFDGHKKLVDLVHSRDCAIVLQLAHIGSYSSVAFHKTAKRLVGKIRVLAPSAVQNAIAGILPEEITLDEINNAQNQFAQAALRAKNAGYNGVELHAAHGFFLSNFMSPYYNRRKDQYGGSTENRARMSLETYDRVRSAVGDDFPIWIKINVMDDYKIPLVFDDALYLCKKLTERGINAIEVSGAWRNFDERSAAYFKKEAEIIADQNDTALILTGGNRDFERMTEILNSTKIEYFAMARAFMKEPNIIDRFAREYNR, from the coding sequence ATGAAAACGCTGTTTGATAAAACGACGCTAAACGGCATGACGCTAAAGAATCGGTTTATTCGCGCCGCGATCGGCGATAATGCAAGCCGCTCCCAGATCGGCAAAGAGATACTCGATCGCTACGAGAAAATCGCGAGCGGCGGGGCTGGGGTTATTATTACCGGTTTTACATTGACGAACGAGATCGAGAAGGGTTACTCCGCGATACCGGCTTTTTATAACGACTCGTTCTTTGACGGACACAAAAAGCTGGTCGATCTGGTTCATTCGCGCGATTGCGCCATAGTTTTACAACTAGCGCACATCGGCTCGTATTCCTCCGTCGCGTTTCATAAGACGGCTAAACGCCTCGTCGGTAAGATACGAGTATTAGCCCCAAGCGCCGTTCAAAACGCGATCGCGGGCATACTGCCCGAAGAGATTACCCTTGATGAAATAAATAACGCGCAAAATCAATTCGCCCAAGCCGCGTTAAGAGCGAAAAACGCGGGTTACAACGGCGTTGAACTGCACGCCGCGCACGGCTTTTTTCTTAGTAATTTTATGTCGCCTTACTACAACCGTAGAAAGGATCAATACGGCGGATCGACGGAAAACAGAGCTAGAATGTCTTTAGAAACATACGACCGGGTTCGATCCGCCGTCGGAGACGATTTTCCGATATGGATTAAGATCAACGTAATGGACGACTATAAAATCCCCCTCGTTTTCGACGACGCGCTATATCTGTGCAAAAAACTGACCGAAAGAGGCATAAACGCGATCGAGGTAAGCGGCGCGTGGCGAAACTTCGACGAGCGATCCGCCGCCTATTTCAAAAAAGAGGCTGAAATAATCGCCGATCAAAACGATACGGCGCTTATTTTGACGGGCGGCAACAGAGATTTTGAGCGGATGACGGAGATATTAAACTCTACAAAGATCGAATACTTCGCCATGGCGAGAGCGTTTATGAAAGAGCCGAATATTATCGACAGATTCGCGAGAGAATATAATCGATAG